Within Amycolatopsis sp. cg5, the genomic segment ATTCGAGCACGACGTCAGGATCGTCGACACGACCCTGCGCGACGGCAGTCACGCGATGGCGCACCAGTTCACCGAAACCCAGGTGCGCGACACCGTCCGCGCGCTCGACGGCGCCGGGGTCGGCGTTATCGAGGTGACCCATGGTGACGGGCTCGGCGGCTCGTCCTTCAATTACGGCTTCTCCCGCACCGACGAACTGAAGCTCATCGCGGCCGCCCGCGACGAGGCGCGGAGGGCCAAGATCGCGGTGCTGCTGGTGCCCGGCATCGGCACCGCCGATGATCTTCGCCGGGCGCGCGACGCCGGCGCCGACATGGTCAGGGTCGCCACCCACTGCACCGAGGCCGACGTCTCGCCCCAGCATTTCGGGGTCGCCCGCGAGCTGGGGATGGAGACCGCCGGGTTCCTGATGATGGCGCACCGCACGCCGCCGGAGAACCTGGCGAAGCAGGCCCGGATCATGGTCGACGCCGGCTGCCAGGCCGCCTACGTCACCGACTCGGCAGGTGCGCTGCTCATGCACGAGGCGAAGGACCGCTTCGACGCGCTCGTCGCCGAGGTCGGCGACGAGGCCTGGGTCGGCTATCACGGCCACCAGAATCTGTCACTCGGTGTAGCCAATTCGGTACTCGCGTACCAGGCAGGCGTCCGCTACATCGACGGGTCGCTCTGCGCGCTCGGCGCGGGCTCGGGCAATTCGCCTACCGAAGTGCTCGCCGCGGTATTCGACCGGATGGGTATCGAAACCGGCCTCGACGTGCTCGGCGTGATCAGTGCCGCCGAGGAGGTCGTGCGCCCCTACCTGCATCGATGGCCCAAAATGGACCGCAACGCGATCGTGCAGGGCTGGGCGGGCGTCTACTCGAGCTTCCTGCTGCACGCCGAGCGCGCGGCCGAGCGGTACAAGGTGCCCGCGCACGAAATCCTGCGCGAGTGCGGTGACCTGGGCCTGGTCGGCGGGCAGGAGGACATGATCATCGACGTCGCGATCCGGCTGGCCGCCGAAAACATGTAAACGCTTTCGGGTGTAATTACCCTCAGAAATCGTTCAATTACCGGCCATGGCCATTTCGTAACCTGGAAAACCAACCATCGGTGGTTGACGCCCCTATCCTCGGGACCGTAAATTTCCGCCCGTTCTTTGATGCATGCGGGTGACAGGGGAGAAGTGTCCGAGCTGTTTTCCGCCGAGGTGACGCCTGCCGCCGTCGCCGAGGTGACCACCACAGGTGTCAAAAAGCCACCACCAGGCCGTTCACCAGGGCAACTCGCCTGGCGCAGGTTCCGCCGCGACAAAGCGGGCGTGATCTCGGCCTGCGTCGTGCTCTTCTACTTCGTCATCGGCCTCGGCGCCCCGGTCATCTCCTGGCTGTACGGCAAGGATCCGTACACCCACTACGGCCTCGACCGGCCAGGCCTGCTGACCGACACCGGCATCCCGGTGAAGCCCAACGGCGGCATCGACGGCGAGTTCTGGTTCGGCCTGGAACCCAAGCTGGGCCGTGACGTGCTGATGCAGCTGGTCTACGGCATCCGGACCTCGCTGCTGATCGCGCTGGTCGTGGTCTTCATCGTCACCGCGTTCGGCGCCATCGTCGGCATCACCGCCGGCTACCTGGGCGGCAAGGCCGACTACTTCATCGGCCGGGTCATCGACGTGCTGCTGGCGATCCCGTCGACCCTGTTCTACCTGGCGTTCATGCCGATCGCGCTCGCGCTGTTCATCGCGCCGGGCAAGGAGGCGCCGATCTGGCTGCGGGTCGTCTCGCTGGTGCTGGTGCTCTCGGTCTTCGGCTGGACGAGAGTCGCGCGGCTGCTGCGCGGCCAGGTGCTCTCGCTGCGGGAGCGCGAGTTCATCGAGGCCGCGCGCGTGTCCGGCGCCGGTTCGCGGCGGATCATCTTCAAGGAACTGCTGCCGAACCTGATCACGCCGATCCTGATCGTGGCGACGCTGGACGTGCCCGCGATGGTGACCACCGAGGCCGCGCTGTCCTACCTGGGCGTCGGCATGGTCGAGCCGACGCCCGACTGGGGCCGGATGATCCACGACGGCGGCGACTACATCAAGGCCGACATCACCTATCTGACCTTCCCGGGCATCGCGCTCATCATCTTCGTGCTCGCCTTCAACATGCTCGGGGATTCCGTCCGCGACGCGCTCGACCCGAAGTCACACCGTTAAGAAGTCAGGGAGACAGATGAAACCGAAGAAGATCGTCGGCGTCGCGATGGCCGCGTCGCTGCTCGTCGGCGGCTGCAGCGCCGGTGGCCAGAATTCGGGGAGCACCGACGCGCCCAAGAACGAGGTCAGCAAAGTCTCCCTCGACAAGGACGGGTCCCAGTCGAAGGGCCCGGCCAAGGAAGTGCCCGGCTCGCGCAAGGGCGGCACGATCACCGCGCTGTGGCGCCAGGACCAGGTCCACTACGACCCGGGCCAGATGCAGACCTCGCCGGACCAGACCATCTCCGAGCTGATCTCGCGCCGCCTGACCATGTACAAGATCGACGGCGACAAGACGACGCTGGTCGGCGACCTGGCCACCAACACCGGCGAGTCGACCGACGGCGGCAAGACCTGGAAGTACACGCTGAAGGACGGCATCAAGCACTCCGACGGCACCCCGATCGTGGCGGCGGACTTCAAGTGGGCCGTCGAGCGGTCGTTCTACGAGAAGTACAACCGCGGCTTCCCGTACATCCAGACCTGGCTGGCCGACTCGGAAGAGTTCTCGAAGGTCTACAACGGACCGTACGACGGCAAGGAACTCGGGAACGACAAGATCGAGGTTCCCGACGAGAAGACCATCATCTTCAAGCTGCCCAAGCCGCACCCGGACTTCCCGTTCGCCGCGGCGCTCGGCACCACCGTCCCGGTGCAGAAGGCCAAGGACAGCAAGGAAGGCCTCGACGCCAACCCGCCGACCAGCGGCCCGTACAAGATCGCGGCGCACGAGGTCGACAAGTCGCTGAAGCTCGTCAAGAACGAGTTCTGGGACCCGAACACCGACCCGATCCGGCACCAGTTCGTCGACGGCTTCACCATCAACTTCGGCCCGCTGCCCCCGGAGATCACCGACCGCCTGACCGCGGGCGCCGGCGACGACAAGAACGCCACCGCGCTGTACCACTCGGTCCCGGCCGAGCGCATCGACCAGGTGATGAACGACCCGAAGCTCAAGGCGCAGGTGCTCGACGTGGCCACCTCGGCGTCCGAGGTCTACTCGATCAACACCACCCGCATCACCGACGTGAACGTGCGCAAGGCGCTGCTCACCGCGTTCCCGAAGGAGCAGGCGCGCCAGACCAACGGCGGCCCGTTCTACGGCGACCTGTCGACCACGCTCGGCTCGCCCGCCAACCTCGGCTGGAAGAAGTACGACCTGCCCGGCATCACCGACGTCAACCCCAAGGGTGACCCGGAGAAGGCCAAGAAGATGCTGACCGACGCAGGCAAGCTCGGCCAGTCGATCTCCTTCGGCTACAGCCAGCAGCCCAACCGGGAAAAGGAAGCCCTCGCCATCGCGGACGGCCTGGAGAAGGCAGGCTTCAAGGTCGAGAAGATCCCGATGCAGCCGAAGACGTTCAACGACGCCCGCGACACGGTCAACAACAACCTGGACCTGTACTGGTCCTCGTGGGCCGCTGACTGGCCGACCGGCGTGACCGTCTACCCGGAGATCTACGACGGCCGCAAGATCGGCGACGGCCGCCCGAACAACTCGCACTTCAACGACCCGGAGATCAACAAGGAGATCGACCGCATCCTCGCGATCGACGACCCGATCAAGCAGGGCGACGAGTTCGCGAAGCTCGACTCGAAGATCATGGAGAAGGTCCCGGCGATCCCGTACGCCTACACGCGACGCCTCATCATGTCCGGCACGAACATCGGCGGCGCGTCCGTCGACACGCACGGCGTGCTGAACTTCGCGAACCTCTTCCTGAAGTCCTGACCCAGTAGGGGAGGGGGAGCGGGCCGCGTGCCCGTTCCCCCTCCGCCCTTTTCCGGAGACGAAACCCCGATGTTGGCTTTCCTGGCACGCAGGGTGCTGGGCGCCGTGGTCATCCTGTTGATCATCAGCGCCATCACCTTCCTGCTCTTCTTCGCCGTACCCGGCAACGAGGTCGCCGCGCTGTCCTGTGGCAAGTCCTGCACCCCGGTGCTGGTCGAGCAGATCCGCCGTGACCTCGGGCTGGACCAGCCGGTCTGGCAGCAGTACCTGGTCTTCGTCGGCGGCATCTTCGCCGGGCGGGTCATCGGCGACAAGCCGTGCGACGCGCCCTGCCTCGGCTACTCCTTCGTCAACAAGGAGCCGGTGCTCGACACGGTGCTCGACCGCCTGCCGGTGACGATCTCACTGGCCATCGGCGCCGTGGTGCTGTTCCTCATCTTCGGCGTCGGGCTGGGCATGCTCGCCGCGCTGCGCAAGGGAAAGCTCGCCGACAAGATCTCGATGGTCTTCGCGCTGCTCGGCGGCTCGATGCAGATCTACGTGATGGCGCCGTTCTTCCTCTACCTCTTCGTGTACAGCTCGGACCTGCTGCCCAGGCCGACGTACACGTCCTTCTTCGACAGCCCGGCCCAATGGGTGACCGGGCTGATCCTGCCGTGGACCTGTCTCGCGATCATCCACACCGCGTACTACGCGCGGCTGACGCGATCGTCCATGGTGGACGTGCTCAACGAGGACTACATCAGAACGGTGCGCGCCAAGGGATTGAGCACCAGAGAGGTGTACGTCAAGCACGCGTTCCGCGGCGCGATGAGTCCTATCGCGACGATCCTCGGGCTCGACATCGCGGTGCTGTTCGCCGGTGCGATCATCACCGAGACCTCGTTCGGCCTGATCGGTGTCGGCCAGCTCGCGGTGAACTCCGTGTTCGCCTCCGACCTGCCGATGATGATGGGCGTGGTGCTGCTCGCCGCGACCGCCGTGGTGGTGGCCAACATCGTCGTCGACATCGTCTACGCCGTGATCGACCCGCGAATCAAGGTGGCGTGATGACCCTGCTCTCCGTGCGCGATCTCAAGGTGCACTTCTCCACAGAGGACGGCGTGGTCAAGGCCGTCGACGGGTTGTCCTTCGACCTGGTCAAGGGCCGCACCCTCGGCATCGTCGGCGAGTCCGGCTCCGGCAAGAGCGTGTCGAACATGGCCATCCTCGGGCTGCACAACCCCGAGAAGACCGAGATCGGCGGCGAGATCCTCTTCGACGGCATCGACCTGACGTCGGCCTCGGAGTCCTCGATGCGCAAGCTTCGCGGCAACCGCATCTCGATGATCTTCCAGGACCCGCTGACCTCGCTTTCGCCGTATTACACGATCGGCGAGCAGATCGCCGAGACCTACCGCAGGCACACCGGAGCGTCCAAAAGGGACGCTCGCAAGCGCGCCGCCGACATGCTCGGCAAGGTCGGCATCCCGGCCAAGCGCGCCTCGGACTACCCGCACCAGTTCTCCGGCGGCATGCGCCAGCGCGCGATGATCGCGATCGCCCTGTGCTGTGACCCCGACCTGCTCATCGCCGACGAGCCGACCACCGCGCTCGACGTCACCGTCCAGGCCCAGATCCTCGACCTGCTGCGCGAGCTGCAGAGCGAGTTCGACACCTCGATCATCCTGATCACCCACGACATGGGCGTGGTCGCGCAGATGGCCGACGACGTGCTCGTGATGTACGCGGGCCGCTCGGTCGAGCGCGGCAGCGTGCGCGAGGTGCTGAAGACACCATCGCACCCCTACAGCTGGGGCCTGCTCGCCTCGATCCCGCACCTCACCGGCGACGTTGACGTTCCGCTGGTCCCGGTGCGCGGCACCCCGCCGAGCCTGATCGACCTGCCGGCAGGCTGCCCCTTCAACCCGCGATGCGACCACGTCGGCCGCGTACCCGGAAACCTGTGCACCACGGAGCGTCCCCTCTTGTCCCTTGACCTCAAGCACGCCGCGGCCTGCCACCTGTCCACAGAGGACAAGGAGGCGCTGCGATGACCTCGCCCCTGCTCGAGGCGTCCGACCTCACCATGCACTTCCCGGTCCGCGGCGGAGCGATCTTCAAGCGCCGCGTCGGTTCCGTGCAGGCCGTGGACGGCATCGACCTGACGGTCCACGAAGGCGAATCCTTCGGCCTGGTCGGCGAATCCGGCTGCGGCAAGTCGACCACCGGCCGCCTGCTCGCCCGCCTCCTCGAACCGACCGCGGGCAAGATCACCTACGCCGGCCGCGACATCACCCACTCGTCCCGCAAGGAACTCGCCCCGATCCGGTCCGAGATCCAGATGATCTTCCAGGACCCGTACTCGTCGCTGAACCCCCGCCACACGGTCGGTTCCATCGTCGCGGGCCCCATGGAGGTCAACAACATCGACCCGCCGGGCGGCCGCAAGAAGCGCGTCCAGGAGCTGCTGGAGACGGTCGGCCTCAACCCCGAGCACTACAACCGTTACCCCCACGAGTTCTCCGGCGGCCAGCGCCAGCGCATCGGCGTCGCCAGGGCACTGGCACTCGAACCCCGCCTCATCATCGCGGACGAGCCAGTGTCCGCATTGGACGTTTCCATCCAGGCCCAGGTCGTCAACCTCTTGCAGCGCCTGCAAAGGGACCTCGGCATCGCGTTCGTCTTCATCGCCCACGACCTCGCGATCGTCCGCCACTTCTCCCAGCGCATCGCGGTCATGTACCTCGGCAAGATCGTGGAGGTCGCCGACCGCGCCGACCTCTACGGCAACCCGCAGCACCCGTACACCCACGCACTCCTGTCCTCGGTCCCCGAAGCCGACCCGGACAGCGAGGCCCACCGCGAGCGCATCCGGCTCACCGGCGACGTCCCGTCCCCGATCAACCCGCCCTCCGGCTGCCGTTTCCGCACCCGCTGCTGGAAAGCCCAGGACATCTGCGCCTCGGAGGAACCTCCGCTGACGCAGCTCACCTCGGCCACCTCGGGTCACCTGGCCGCCTGCCACTTCCCCGAGTCACGCCAGGTCGTCCCCGAGACCGACTGACCCACCCAGGTTTCCGCGAGGGGTCGTGAGTGGTACGGCCGGTTCTAACCGGCGAAAACACTCACGACCCCGGTGAGCACAGTGGACTTGAGGCGGGGAGCGTCGGTCATGCCTTCGAAGTTAGGAGCGCGCGCCGCCCGAGCACACTCGGTGCGACCGAAGTCTTCCCGCGGCGCACCGAGGCGGGCCACCGAGAGGATTACCCCGCTGACCTGCCCCGGGTCGTGCGCTGCCCGATCGGGCAGCCGTGTGGGCGACCAAACTGAGAGAATTCACTCGTATCGCTGACTGTCCGTGGGAATTCTTCCCGATCTTGCTCTCTTTGTGTCACCATTGCTCTATTGGCGGAGTGAGGGTCCGCCAAATGGCGACGCAGCGTCAACGGAACCACGCTTCGCGGGGCTGCGTCGGAATGGGGCGCAAGAAAAGATCGCCAGGGGAGGAGATCGATATGTCCACGCCTACCGACATCAAGGAAATCACGGAACCGCAGGTCATCGACGACCTGCTGGGGGCCGAACCGGACCCCAAGCCGGACCCGAAGCCTGAACCGGACCCTGACAAGAAGACCGACTGCGCCGACTTCGGCTGCGGTCACTGAGTCCACAAGTCCCTGCGTACGGACGGTGTTCGTCCGCCTGGCGAATTTCCTCGGCGGGCGGGCGAATATCACTACCGTCTGTGTTGTCATACTAGTGTGGCTGTGACAGGACCGGATCAAGGTAAGATCATCCGCGAAGCTCGGGAACTGCACCGGGCCGGGGTGGACGCCGCTTGCACGGAACGGCTGCCTGATGGCCTTCGGATGATGCGCCGCGGCTTGGCCATGTTGGACTCCGCCGAGCCGGTGCCGCATGGCGATTGGCTGGTCACCCGGATCCGGTTGCTCATCTCACTTGCTTACTTCTCCCGGGATATCACCGGCACGGAGATGGCGCAGGCCGAGATCGAGAGCGTATGGCCGCTGATCACGCAGGTTGACGATGTGCGGCTGCGTTCCGAGCTCAGCGGATCGGTCCACCACAACCAGGCACTGATGTTGCTCGGGATCGGGCGCAACGACGAGGGCATCGGATACCTCGACAAATCGATCGAACTGCAGCGGGCGGGCCTGGCCGTGGCCGACGACCAGGCAGCCGTACTCGATCGCTACCTGAAGTCGCTGTTCAGCCGCGGGGTGGCGCGTATGCGCGCCGGTGACATCCGAGGAGCGCGCGAAGACCTGACCCATGCCATCGCACTCGGGGAAGAGCGAGGCGCGCTTTCGCAGGCCGCCGATTCCCGCCGCCAGCTCGGCACGCTGGAATTGCGTATGGGCGATGTTCCGACGGCCTTGCGACGCTATGCCGAAAGCGAGCAGTTCTACCGGGAACAGGGCCTCGCGGTCCCGGTCTTCCTGCGCATGGGCCAGGCCGAGGCACTACTGACGGCAGGCTTGGCGGGCGAAGCGGGCGCGTACTTCGACGAGGTCTTGCCCGCGATGCGCGAACAACGCGGTTTCACGACCTATCTCTCGACCGCGGAGCTGCTGCGTGCCACTGCCGCGTTGCTGAACGACGAGCTGGGCCTGGCACGGGAGATGGCGGACTCCGCGCGCAAGGGCATGGTCCGCTGGGGATGTCAGACGTGTGCCGCGGACGCGGCGATCATCGGTCTGCGTGCGGACGTGCGGGAGGCGTTGCGCTCGGGCGACCTGTCGCCGTCGCTGACCGCGCGGGCGTTGCGGATCGCGAAGTCCATGCCCGCGAGGCTCGCCGACCGCGCCGCGTCGGCCAGGATGCTGGCGGCCCGGCTCGAGATCCGGCGGAGTAATCTCCGGCGGGCCGCCGAGTTGCTGCGCGGGATCCCACGTCCGGCAAGGCTCACTCCCATCGACTACCGCATGCTGCGCCGCCTCTGCCGTGCGGAGCTCGCCGCAGGGCAAGGTGATCGGGCCAAGGCGTTCGCCGAGATCCGCGCCGGGCTCGGCGAGCTGGACCGGGTCCGAGACCGGATGGGCGGGCTTGAATTGGTGTCCGGCACCGCGCTGCACGGCCGTGAACTCGCCGGGCTGGCCGTGAAGCTGGTGCTGGACGGCGGCACGGCTAGGCGCGTATTCGACTGGCTGGAGCGGACCAGGGCGCAGACCCACCGTTATGAGCCGATCGCCGGTGCCGACGATCCCGAGGTAGCCGAGCGGATCGCCGAGATGCGGGGTCTCGACCAGGCGATCCATCAGGCACAACACCTCGGGCATCCGACGGCCGCGCTGCGGGCGAAGTACACGGAACGGCTGCGTGAGTCGCATCGGCTTGGCTGGGACGCGGGGCGCTGGGGCAAACCGCGTCCGGTCGCGACGGTGAATGAGGTCGCCGAGTCGCTGGGGGAGCGCGCGCTGGTGAGCTTCGCGGTGTCCGACGACGAAGTGGTGGCCGTCGTGGTCGCCGACGGCGCCGTGCGGCTGGTGCGCCTCGGATCCGCGAAACCGGCCGCCGAGAGCGCGCGCAGGCTCAATGTCGACCTCAACGCGCTCGCTCCCGACCATCTGCCGCCCATGCTCGTCGACGCCGTCATGGGGTCGGCGCGCAGGCAGGCCGAGCTGCTCGACGCTCAGCTGATCCGCCCGCTGACCATGCTCGGGCATCGCGAACTCGTCATCGTGCCGACCGGCGCGCTTTACGGTGTCCCGTGGGGAGTTCTGCCGAGCCTGCAGTCGCGGCCGACGGTGGTCGCCCCGTCGGCGACGGCCTGGCTCGCCGCCGAACACACCCGCGTCCAGCGTGCGCGCAAGATCATTCTCGCCCGTGGGCCCGATCTGCCCGCCGCGCGCGGTGAGATCGACAAGCTCGCCACGCATCACCAGGGCGCGCGGTTGCTGTCCGGTGCACGGGCGACGGTGAAGTCCGTGCTGCGGGCGCTCGACGGTTCCAAGCTCGCGCACATCGCGGCGCACGGCGCCCACGAACCCGAGAACGCCTTGTTCTCCCGGCTCGAACTGGCCGACGGGGCCTTGTTCGCGCACGAGATCGCCGGTCTCAAACAGCCGCCGCGCCAAGTCGTGCTCGCCGCGTGCGAACTCGCGCTCAACCGCATCCGGCCGGGGGACGAGGCGCTCGGGTTCGCCAGCGCGCTGCTCGCCAGCGGTTCGCGCACGGTCATCGCGCCGCTCAGCCGTGTCGGCGATCAAGCCGCCGCGGCCGCCATGGACGACTACCACCGCGGCCTCGCCAATTCCACCTCACCCGCCTCCGCACTAGCCGACGCCATCGGCGCCGACCCGTTCCGCCGCCCCTTCGTTTGCCTGGGCGCCGGCTGAACACGGGTTCCCGTACCCAGAGAGTCGGCACGCGTACCCAGACGGACGCCACGCGTACCCAGATGGACGTCACCCGTGCATGGATGGACGACGCGTGCGCATAGGCGGACGACACGCGTGCCGACTCTCTGGGTACGCGTGTCGTCCATCCAGGTACGCGTGCCGTCCGTTCATGAACGCGTGGCGGCCATTCGCGTACGGGTGGCGAGTGTCCTTTGTGGAGTGGCGGGATCACGGATCTTCATCATTTGGATGTCAACGGTCACTCTTCGCTTTTCGCGGGTGGATCATGGAGTCGCCGGCCGAAGCGAGGAGGCGGGTGCGATGCCTTTCGAAGGTGAATTGATCGTCCAGGAGCTCGACGACACGTCATGGCTGCTCGTCGCGCCACTGGTTTATGAAGGCAATAGTGAGTTGTTCAATCTGGATCCGGGTTTCGTCACCGATTTCGCGTCGGTGCCGAGGTGCCTGGTGTGGCTGGTGCCGAGGTACGGCGTCTACTCGAAATCGGCCGTGCTGCACGACTATCTGTGCGGGCGGCGTGACATCAGCCGCGCCGACGCCGATGGGCTTTTCCGGCGGTCGATGCGGGAACTCGGGGTCGCGTTCGTGCGCCGCTGGATGATGTGGGCGGGGGTGCGGGGCGCGTCGAAACTGGCGGGCGCCGGTGCGGGAGAAGTGTTGCTGTGGCTGCTGGTCGCCATCCCTTCACTGATTTTCGTGCTCATTCCGGGGCTGCTGATCATCGCGTGGCTTTTCTTGTTCTGGCTCGTCGAGCTGCTCTGGTTCGTGCTGCTCAAACCGGTGAGCACAAAGCCGGTGCCGCAGCCGAGGTTGTGGATGAAGACGTGAAAACGCCCCGCGTTCCGGGAAGGAGCGCGGGGCGTTTCGCCGAACGGATCAGGCCACGGTCACGTGGAAGATCTTGTTGTTGCTGTTGTGCGGGGTGCTGTCCTTGTCACCGCCGTTGGAGGTGGCCATCCAGATGCCGCCGTTCGGCGCGGGCTCGACCGTGCGCAGACGGCCGTAGGTGCCGCTGAAGAACTGCTTCGAGTTCACCAGCGAGCTGCCGCTGATCTCGTGGCGGTAGATCCGCTCGCCCTTCTGGCAGGCGACGTACAGCGCGTCGTGGACGATCGTGATGCCACTGCACGAACCGGAGCCGACCGGGTAGGTCTTCTTCGGCGCGATGAAGCCGCCGCAGCTGCCCGAGGTGCCTTCGCACTTGGGCCAGCCGTAGTTGCCGCCCTTCTCGATCAGGTTGGTCTCGTCCATGATCGAGTTGCCGAACTCCTGCTCCCACAGCCTGCCCTGCGAGTCGAACGCCAGGCCCTGGATGTTGCGGTGGCCGAGCGTCCAGATCGCGTTGCCGAACGGGTTGTCCGACGGGATGGTGCCGTCCGGGTTGATGCGCAGCACCTTGCCGTTGAGGTTCGACTTGTTCTGCGCGTTGTCGCCGTTCTGCGCGTCGCCGGTGCCGGCGAACAGGTACTTGCCGTCGGGGCTGAAGCGCAGGCGCCCGCCGTCGTGGAACTTGTTGCGCTGGATACCGCTGACCAGCACCTGCTCGGTCGAGGTGAGCAGCGAGTCGGCGGCCGGGTCGTACTTGATGCGGACGATCCGGTTGTCGTTGGGCGAGGTGTGCATGATGTAGAGCCAGTTGTCGCTCGAGAAGCTCTTCGGGTTGATCTCGAGACCCGTCAAGCCGCCTTCACCGCTGGTGCTCTGGACGTTCGGCACGGTGCCGATGGTCTTCTTGGACCCGGTGGCCGGGTTCATGTGCACGATGGTGTGCGCGTCGCGCTGGTTGTAGAGGATCGTGCCGTCGGGGAGCGTGACGAGGCCCCACACGACGTCGTCGTCGGTGCCGACCTGCTTGACGGTGCACATGCCCTGCGACGGGGTGCACGACGAGCCGCCGGAGGTGGTGACGTCGACCAGCGGGGTGCTGCCTGCGCTCTCGTTGCCGTTGGCGTCGAACGCGGTGACCTGGAGGTGGTACGCGGTGTTCGGGGTCAGGCCGCCGACGGTGATGCTGGTGCCGTTCGTCGAGCCGACCTTGGTGCTGGTGCCGCCCGAGACGTTGAAGACGTTGTAGCCGGTGACGCCCACGTTGTCCGTCGACGCGGTCCACGAAAGACCGACGCTGGTGCTCTGGACGTTCGAGGACTTCACGTTCGTCGGCACGGTCGGCTTCTGCGTGTCGTTCGACGGCGGCGTCTTCACCGGCGTGGTCTCACTGGCCTGCGAGACGTTGCCCGCGGCGTCGCGGGCGTTGACGTAGAAGCCGTACGTGACGTTCGGGTTGAGGTTGTTGCAGGTGCCCTGCAGCACGTTGCCCGCGGTGCTGGCGCACAGCTGGCCGTCACGGAAGATGTCGTACGCGGTGACGGCGACGTTGTCCGTCGCGGCGCCCCACTTGATGGTCGCGCTGCTCGGGGTGGCGCTGACCAGTTCCGGCTTGCCGGGAGGGGTCGGCGCGACGGTGTC encodes:
- the dmpG gene encoding 4-hydroxy-2-oxovalerate aldolase, with translation MKPEFEHDVRIVDTTLRDGSHAMAHQFTETQVRDTVRALDGAGVGVIEVTHGDGLGGSSFNYGFSRTDELKLIAAARDEARRAKIAVLLVPGIGTADDLRRARDAGADMVRVATHCTEADVSPQHFGVARELGMETAGFLMMAHRTPPENLAKQARIMVDAGCQAAYVTDSAGALLMHEAKDRFDALVAEVGDEAWVGYHGHQNLSLGVANSVLAYQAGVRYIDGSLCALGAGSGNSPTEVLAAVFDRMGIETGLDVLGVISAAEEVVRPYLHRWPKMDRNAIVQGWAGVYSSFLLHAERAAERYKVPAHEILRECGDLGLVGGQEDMIIDVAIRLAAENM
- a CDS encoding ABC transporter permease, producing the protein MSELFSAEVTPAAVAEVTTTGVKKPPPGRSPGQLAWRRFRRDKAGVISACVVLFYFVIGLGAPVISWLYGKDPYTHYGLDRPGLLTDTGIPVKPNGGIDGEFWFGLEPKLGRDVLMQLVYGIRTSLLIALVVVFIVTAFGAIVGITAGYLGGKADYFIGRVIDVLLAIPSTLFYLAFMPIALALFIAPGKEAPIWLRVVSLVLVLSVFGWTRVARLLRGQVLSLREREFIEAARVSGAGSRRIIFKELLPNLITPILIVATLDVPAMVTTEAALSYLGVGMVEPTPDWGRMIHDGGDYIKADITYLTFPGIALIIFVLAFNMLGDSVRDALDPKSHR
- a CDS encoding ABC transporter substrate-binding protein, with translation MKPKKIVGVAMAASLLVGGCSAGGQNSGSTDAPKNEVSKVSLDKDGSQSKGPAKEVPGSRKGGTITALWRQDQVHYDPGQMQTSPDQTISELISRRLTMYKIDGDKTTLVGDLATNTGESTDGGKTWKYTLKDGIKHSDGTPIVAADFKWAVERSFYEKYNRGFPYIQTWLADSEEFSKVYNGPYDGKELGNDKIEVPDEKTIIFKLPKPHPDFPFAAALGTTVPVQKAKDSKEGLDANPPTSGPYKIAAHEVDKSLKLVKNEFWDPNTDPIRHQFVDGFTINFGPLPPEITDRLTAGAGDDKNATALYHSVPAERIDQVMNDPKLKAQVLDVATSASEVYSINTTRITDVNVRKALLTAFPKEQARQTNGGPFYGDLSTTLGSPANLGWKKYDLPGITDVNPKGDPEKAKKMLTDAGKLGQSISFGYSQQPNREKEALAIADGLEKAGFKVEKIPMQPKTFNDARDTVNNNLDLYWSSWAADWPTGVTVYPEIYDGRKIGDGRPNNSHFNDPEINKEIDRILAIDDPIKQGDEFAKLDSKIMEKVPAIPYAYTRRLIMSGTNIGGASVDTHGVLNFANLFLKS
- a CDS encoding ABC transporter permease; this translates as MLAFLARRVLGAVVILLIISAITFLLFFAVPGNEVAALSCGKSCTPVLVEQIRRDLGLDQPVWQQYLVFVGGIFAGRVIGDKPCDAPCLGYSFVNKEPVLDTVLDRLPVTISLAIGAVVLFLIFGVGLGMLAALRKGKLADKISMVFALLGGSMQIYVMAPFFLYLFVYSSDLLPRPTYTSFFDSPAQWVTGLILPWTCLAIIHTAYYARLTRSSMVDVLNEDYIRTVRAKGLSTREVYVKHAFRGAMSPIATILGLDIAVLFAGAIITETSFGLIGVGQLAVNSVFASDLPMMMGVVLLAATAVVVANIVVDIVYAVIDPRIKVA
- a CDS encoding ABC transporter ATP-binding protein, with the translated sequence MTLLSVRDLKVHFSTEDGVVKAVDGLSFDLVKGRTLGIVGESGSGKSVSNMAILGLHNPEKTEIGGEILFDGIDLTSASESSMRKLRGNRISMIFQDPLTSLSPYYTIGEQIAETYRRHTGASKRDARKRAADMLGKVGIPAKRASDYPHQFSGGMRQRAMIAIALCCDPDLLIADEPTTALDVTVQAQILDLLRELQSEFDTSIILITHDMGVVAQMADDVLVMYAGRSVERGSVREVLKTPSHPYSWGLLASIPHLTGDVDVPLVPVRGTPPSLIDLPAGCPFNPRCDHVGRVPGNLCTTERPLLSLDLKHAAACHLSTEDKEALR
- a CDS encoding ABC transporter ATP-binding protein, which codes for MTSPLLEASDLTMHFPVRGGAIFKRRVGSVQAVDGIDLTVHEGESFGLVGESGCGKSTTGRLLARLLEPTAGKITYAGRDITHSSRKELAPIRSEIQMIFQDPYSSLNPRHTVGSIVAGPMEVNNIDPPGGRKKRVQELLETVGLNPEHYNRYPHEFSGGQRQRIGVARALALEPRLIIADEPVSALDVSIQAQVVNLLQRLQRDLGIAFVFIAHDLAIVRHFSQRIAVMYLGKIVEVADRADLYGNPQHPYTHALLSSVPEADPDSEAHRERIRLTGDVPSPINPPSGCRFRTRCWKAQDICASEEPPLTQLTSATSGHLAACHFPESRQVVPETD